The segment AATGAAAAACAGTAGTGTAATTAATGTTAAGAATACTAAAGGAGTAAATGGGAAAATGAAACTGGTAATTCCATTATTCCTGTTTTTTGCTTTTATTGGTATTAATATGTTCAAGAATTTTTACAGAAAACAATCTGCAAAACTGGCATCAAAATAGTTTGCTATGAAAGGAATAATATTAGCCGGAGGATCAGGCACACGATTGCATCCGTTAACGTTAGCGGTAAGTAAGCAACTCATGCCGATTTACGACAAACCGATGATTTATTATCCATTGTCAACTTTGATGTGGTCCGGAATAAGTGAAATTTTGATTATATCAACACCACATGATTTGCCATTATTCAGACAATTGTTAGGTGACGGAAAAAGTTTGGGTTGCCGATTTGAATATGCTGTTCAGGAACATCCAAACGGACTGGCGGAAGCCTTTATCATTGGTAAAGAATTCATAGGTAAAGATAAAGTGGCTTTGGTTCTTGGCGACAATATTTTTTACGGAACAGGCCTTTCAGATTTGTTGTTAGCAAATAATAATCCTGATGGCGGAATCATTTATGCATATCATGTTCAAGATCCCGAGCGATATGGTGTTGTAGATTTTGATAAAGACGGAAAAGTACTTTCAATCGAGGAAAAACCCGAGCATCCTAAATCAAATTTTGCTGTACCGGGGATTTATTTTTACGACAATGATGTTGTTGAAATAGCAGAGAATATTAAACCAAGCCATAGAGGGGAATTGGAGATTACCGATGTTAATAAAGAATATTTAAAAAGAGGAAAACTCAAAGTAAGTATTCTTGACAGAGGAACAGCTTGGCTTGACACCGGAACATTTCAATCGTTGATGCAAGCCGGACAATTTGTTCAGGTAATAGAAGAACGTCAGGG is part of the Flavobacterium sangjuense genome and harbors:
- the rfbA gene encoding glucose-1-phosphate thymidylyltransferase RfbA, which encodes MKGIILAGGSGTRLHPLTLAVSKQLMPIYDKPMIYYPLSTLMWSGISEILIISTPHDLPLFRQLLGDGKSLGCRFEYAVQEHPNGLAEAFIIGKEFIGKDKVALVLGDNIFYGTGLSDLLLANNNPDGGIIYAYHVQDPERYGVVDFDKDGKVLSIEEKPEHPKSNFAVPGIYFYDNDVVEIAENIKPSHRGELEITDVNKEYLKRGKLKVSILDRGTAWLDTGTFQSLMQAGQFVQVIEERQGLKIGAIEEAAYRMGFIDAKQLEKLAQPLLKSGYGKHLLSLI